In Anaerolineales bacterium, the following proteins share a genomic window:
- a CDS encoding type II toxin-antitoxin system VapC family toxin: MKVYIETSVISYLTARPSRDILVAANQQVTQEWWQDRREKFDLFVSQLVEQEISSGDMDAVSKRQQALTDCSFLDITSEAVELANKLIEQNAIPKQAAEDALHIAVATVSGMDYLLTWNFKHIANVAMRANVELVCRLSGYEPPVICSPMELMEV, from the coding sequence ATGAAAGTCTATATCGAAACAAGCGTCATCAGTTACCTGACTGCCCGACCAAGCCGAGACATTCTCGTTGCCGCCAATCAACAAGTGACTCAAGAATGGTGGCAGGATCGCCGAGAGAAGTTCGACCTGTTTGTTTCTCAGTTGGTAGAGCAGGAAATCAGTTCGGGTGACATGGACGCGGTTTCAAAGCGCCAGCAAGCATTGACAGATTGCTCGTTTCTCGACATCACGTCTGAAGCGGTCGAGCTGGCAAATAAGCTGATCGAGCAAAACGCAATCCCAAAACAAGCGGCAGAGGACGCTCTGCATATCGCGGTTGCGACCGTCAGCGGCATGGACTATTTACTGACATGGAATTTCAAACACATTGCCAATGTTGCCATGCGCGCCAACGTGGAATTGGTGTGTAGACTTAGCGGTTATGAACCACCTGTAATTTGTTCTCCGATGGAATTGATGGAGGTATAA
- a CDS encoding zinc-ribbon domain-containing protein produces the protein MGKPSLADVYPEIAAQWHPTRNGDLTPKDVTIGSGRKIWWICPKIPEHIWDARVNARVKGRGCRYCGGKVKFGKEYKSFAEAHPDVVIEWHPTKNGDLTPDKVPEGSGVVVWWKCSRNPKHEWEAKVQYRKSLLGSGSCPICRGRTISFETSLAGKYPALAEQWHRVKNGDLKPTDFFPNSKEKVWWVCKKDPYHEWQAQIKTRIETSGECPICKRQNSKQLPMLSEYDSELAKEWHPKKNEPLTPDQVRAGAEIKVWWLCKNDISHEWDATVSNRARKGKGCPFCAGMKASKDRNIAVLYPQLAAEWHPTKNKLTSYDVTPGSKRRIWWRCVVNPEHEWQAYVFSRTKGEGSCPHCAQTGKSFAEKYSEVAKEWHPSKNGKITPNDIPHSSAKKYWWLCSINPNHEWQATAQNRGLNGSGCPYCYAERQLRGYLVESAISNAEYYQTYLDGIKNVQRLLKLEPPMEEQKIILSRLLYANVVSLMETFLSDAITNLVQNDPSLKRRLVEKVPRFSEAKITKSETFAWFERMDKEVADYLQSDVTYHNIFTVEKLYKSVLDVKFPSPDDLADLRRIIETRHDIVHRNGKTVEGKAIVLSANDVKFAIKTINEFVSHVEKQLPRK, from the coding sequence ATGGGAAAACCTTCATTAGCTGACGTATATCCAGAAATTGCCGCTCAATGGCATCCTACAAGAAATGGCGACTTAACACCTAAAGATGTTACTATAGGCAGTGGCAGAAAAATTTGGTGGATATGTCCAAAAATTCCAGAACATATTTGGGATGCACGAGTCAATGCGAGAGTCAAAGGTAGGGGCTGTCGTTACTGTGGGGGCAAAGTGAAGTTTGGAAAAGAATATAAAAGCTTTGCAGAAGCACATCCAGACGTTGTAATTGAATGGCATCCTACTAAAAACGGCGATCTTACTCCTGACAAGGTTCCCGAAGGAAGTGGCGTTGTTGTTTGGTGGAAATGCTCTCGTAATCCAAAGCATGAATGGGAGGCAAAGGTTCAATATCGCAAATCTTTGTTGGGAAGTGGAAGTTGTCCAATTTGTAGAGGACGAACAATAAGTTTTGAGACTTCCCTTGCTGGAAAATATCCTGCACTTGCAGAACAATGGCATCGAGTCAAGAATGGCGATTTAAAGCCAACCGATTTTTTCCCGAACTCGAAGGAGAAGGTTTGGTGGGTTTGTAAAAAAGATCCTTATCACGAATGGCAAGCCCAAATTAAGACGCGTATCGAGACGAGCGGAGAATGTCCAATTTGCAAGAGGCAAAACAGTAAACAATTACCAATGCTATCCGAGTATGATAGCGAACTTGCAAAAGAATGGCATCCAAAGAAAAATGAACCCCTAACTCCTGATCAAGTAAGAGCTGGTGCTGAAATAAAGGTGTGGTGGTTATGCAAAAATGATATATCCCATGAGTGGGATGCTACTGTTAGCAATCGAGCTAGAAAAGGAAAGGGTTGTCCTTTTTGTGCGGGGATGAAAGCGAGTAAGGATAGAAATATTGCAGTCTTGTATCCACAATTGGCAGCAGAATGGCATCCCACTAAGAATAAATTAACATCCTATGATGTCACCCCAGGTAGCAAGCGAAGAATATGGTGGCGGTGTGTAGTAAACCCTGAACATGAGTGGCAAGCTTATGTGTTTTCGAGGACTAAAGGCGAAGGTAGTTGTCCTCACTGTGCTCAAACAGGAAAATCATTTGCTGAAAAATATTCTGAGGTTGCCAAAGAGTGGCATCCTTCTAAAAATGGAAAAATCACTCCAAATGATATTCCGCACAGTAGTGCTAAAAAGTATTGGTGGCTTTGCAGTATCAATCCTAACCATGAATGGCAGGCAACTGCACAAAACCGTGGCTTGAACGGAAGTGGTTGTCCATATTGCTATGCTGAAAGGCAATTGCGGGGCTATCTTGTCGAATCGGCAATATCAAACGCTGAATACTATCAAACATACCTTGATGGCATTAAGAATGTTCAACGGTTATTGAAACTTGAACCGCCAATGGAAGAACAGAAAATAATTCTTAGTCGTCTCCTGTACGCAAACGTGGTTTCATTGATGGAAACCTTTTTGTCAGATGCTATAACAAATCTCGTTCAAAATGACCCATCACTAAAACGAAGATTGGTTGAGAAAGTCCCAAGATTTTCGGAAGCAAAAATCACCAAATCTGAGACGTTTGCATGGTTTGAAAGAATGGATAAGGAGGTAGCTGACTATCTCCAAAGTGATGTGACATATCATAATATCTTTACGGTTGAAAAACTTTACAAGAGTGTTTTAGACGTAAAGTTTCCTTCTCCTGATGATTTAGCTGATTTGAGACGAATAATTGAAACACGACATGATATTGTTCACCGAAACGGCAAAACTGTTGAAGGTAAGGCTATCGTGTTGTCCGCTAACGATGTCAAATTTGCTATTAAAACCATAAATGAGTTTGTTTCACACGTCGAGAAACAATTGCCACGCAAGTAG
- a CDS encoding type II toxin-antitoxin system RelE/ParE family toxin, translating to MKIYQVILTPEAQADLRRIASATRTRLLDKLEWMGENAEFIQHQALQGDEWKGCFKYRVGDYRIIYRIDHTVVKLTVLKIGHRREVYK from the coding sequence ATGAAGATATACCAAGTCATCCTGACGCCCGAAGCGCAGGCAGACTTGCGAAGGATTGCGTCAGCGACTAGGACGCGCCTGCTCGACAAACTCGAATGGATGGGGGAGAATGCCGAATTTATACAGCATCAGGCATTGCAAGGTGACGAATGGAAGGGGTGTTTCAAATACCGCGTTGGCGATTATCGGATCATTTATAGAATCGACCATACCGTCGTGAAATTGACTGTTTTGAAAATCGGTCATCGGCGCGAGGTGTACAAATGA